Below is a window of Lacrimispora xylanolytica DNA.
AATCTGACCGAGATCCGGCTGCCCGAGGGGCATCCCTGGATCAATCAGACCTTAAAGGATATTGTCATTCCAAACGGGATGATGGCGGTGATGATCATAAGAGATGGTAAAACTCTGATACCAAGGGGTGACACCATGGTTCTTGCAGATGATTCCATTATCTTAAACACCCCTGCGTATACAGATAACAACATGAAGCTTCGAGAAGTACAGATTGGACCATATCACCCTTGGGTGGACCAAAAGATCAGCGAGCTGACCTTGCCTGGAGATACCTTAATCTTTCTTGTTCGGAGGGCTGGTAAGACACTGATACCAGACGGGCAGACTTTTCTGCAGGATGGGGATTGTCTTATTTTAAATGCTTAAGATAAATCATTGGCCACCATTCGATAATATCAGACATAAGCTTTAAGCTGCTTACAAAAATGCCCTGACCGCAAGACATTAAAATGGCTTGTAATCAGGGTGATTTTTATTTTATAGGAATCTTTTATTCCGCCAAACCGGCAGTTAGAAACTTTTGTCTTAACAGATTCTTTTTTTCCTCAGACAGACCAAGCCGTTTTGTAAGATAGGAATCTATGGTACCGTAGCAGGAATCAATGGCATGGAATGCCTGATTAATATACTCTTCCGATACCGTTAAGAGAACACGGACACAGTCAGCCAGTACATGGTCTCCGGTACTCTTTCTGACCATGGTGGCTACCGCTTCTGCCCCATCCATCACATAAGCATTTGTCAGCACAAAATCCTTTACAATGGTCTCACGGTCCACGGACAGTGCCGATAATAAGAGTGCTGTTCCAATTCCTACCCGGTCTTTTCCTGCACTACAGTGCCAGAGCACAGCCCGGTCATCCGCTTCTAATAACAAATCAAAGAAACGGCCGTACTGCTTTGCTGCAGAATCGCTGAGTACAAGATCCTCATAAAGCTTTGTGATATATGATTCCGGTTTCCCTCCAAGGGACGCCGCATGATTAATAATTCCTGAAAATAATTCTTTTTTCTCTTTTGCTTCCTCTTCTTCCATGGTAATGCCTACTGTTTTTTCATCAAGAATGGGATTGAATATATTTAATATTCCCGGAATCTCCGGATCAGGCTTTTGCTTACGTTCTGTCTCTGTTCTAAAATCAATGACAGTACCAACTCTACATTCCTCAGACAGAATCTGAATATCACCAGTCGTGGCTTCAAATAAGGTGCCGCTTCGTATCAGCCTTCTGGGAAGAATGCTCCTTTTGTCTATGGTCCTAATTCCACCCAAATCTCTTGTATTGGGAAGCTTCTCAAGACGGATTCGTCCGTAGCTGTTAATTTCTGATTCTTTCATCTTTATGTCATCCTCCAATCGCAATCACACTGACAGTAACTCTCTCCAGTATAACATAAGGATTTTCTAATAGAAAGGAAATATTGATTTAACACCTGGCATGGACAGATAATCTTTTATAATGGTCTTTGCATACCAAAGAGGGGTCAATCGGTCTGCGCCCTCCTTCAAACAAACTGGATAGCTTTTTAATACTTCTCCATTTAATCGGTATACCACGGACCCAACGGTCTGACCTTTTGTGACAGGTGCCTTTAATTCCTTTGGAATTTCTGCCTCCACCGTTATTTTCTCATCATCAGCCAAAAGCATTTTTAAGCTTTTCTCCTCAGAATCACTGATTCCACAGGAGATCATGACCGGGTCTTCCAGCCGTCCGGATGTGGGGACTCCATTTTTTACATATATATCATCAAATCGGGTCTCCTGAAATACATCTTTATAACGGTAACGATCCAGTCCGTACTGGAACAGCTTTCTGGCATCGGACCACTTGTAGGTTTTGTGGGGCGGCCAGCCGCAGCCTAATAGTGCGATGGTAAATACTCTTCCATCGTCTTTTAAGGCCCCCACATAGGAATATCCGGCTCCTCCAGTGAAACCGGTTTTTCCGGAAAAGGCGCCGTTCATAGAGTTTAAAAGTGCATTATGATTGATGCAGCTGAAATTTCTTTTTCGGTCCAGATCCTGAAAGGAATAATTCTGGGTTCCTGTGATCTCTAAGAATTCCTCTTTTTTCGGAGACTGTCCGATACAGTAATTCATGATTCTGGCAAGGTCTGCCGCAGTAGTGGAATGCTCTTTCACCTGTCCATCTTTTTCTTCCTTGGCGTCCAGTCCATTTGGCGTAATAAAATATGTATTGCTGCATCCCAAATCTCTTGCCTTTTGATTCATCATCTGGGCAAAGCCCTCCATACTGCCGCCCACATGCTCTGCAATCATCATTGCAGCATCGTTGTGGGATTCCAGCATCAGGCTGTAAAGAAGGTCTTTTAAAAGGAATTTTTCTCCTTTGTAAACTCCAAGATGAACCTTTGGCTGAGATGCTGCATTCTGACTTGCAATTACCTCATCGGAAAGATTTCCATACTCCAGGGCGATAATACAGGTCATAATCTTTGTTGTACTTGCCATGGGACGAATAATGTCCTCATTCTTCCCATATAAGACGCGGCCCGTCGAGGCATCCATTAATACCGCAGACTGAGCATAAAGGTTTAATTCATCCTTTGTCTGGACGGACTGTTGTACTTTATCTTCTTCTACTGTTACTTTTCCATTGACAGTCCTTGTTTCTTTCAGCTGAAACACCACAGTTCCTAGTACCAGAAGCAGAACAAAGGCGGCCGCCAGAAATGCTCTTATGACATGCCTCATGAAAGAGCCTCCCGCTTGACTTTATTTTATCCTATTCAATAGTTTTTTTAAATATTCCCTTTACTTTTCGAACGTATTTTCGGTATAATAAGAATCATAAGAAAGGAGTCTGTCATGGAACAAAACCGACTGATTTTTCACATTGATGTTAATTCTGCATTTTTAAGCTGGGAATCTGTAGACCGACTGGAAAAAGACCCAAAAGCTCTTGACTTACGCACCATTCCCTCCGCAGTAGGAGGCGATGAAAAAGCAAGACATGGAATCGTTCTGGCTAAATCCATACCAGCAAAAAAATATGGGATCACCACTGGAGAACCTCTCGTTCATGCCTTAAAAAAATGTCCTGAGCTTAAGATCGTACCGCCTCACTTTGATACTTATATCAGAAAATCCCGGCAGCTCATGGACATTTTGTCCGACTACACACCTGATATTGAAAAATTCAGCATTGACGAGGCCTTCCTTGATATGACTTCCACCATTCACTTATTCGGACCTCCTCTTACCGTAGCCAATCAGATACGGGAACGAGTGGCTAAGGAGCTTGGCTTTACCGTAAATATAGGAATTGCACCGAATAAGCTTCTGGCTAAGATGGCTTCAGACTTTAAAAAGCCAGATATGTGCCATACTCTGTTCTCCCATGAAATCGAGAAAAAGATGTGGCCCCTTCCCATTGGAGAGTTATTTTTTGTAGGGCATTCCGCCAGAAAAAAAATGAAAAGCATTGGCATTCACACCATCGGGGAGCTGGCTGCCTGTAAGGTCAGTTACTTAAAGCACCTTCTTGGAGAGAAATATGCCATTCTCATTCATAATTACGCTTGTGGGATTGATCATGAGCCTGTAGAGGAACGGGAGCCCTTGAATAAAGGATACGGAAACAGCACCACCCTTTCCAGGGATATTGACGATTTAGAGGCTGCCTGCCAGGTTTTACTGTCTTTATGTGAAACCGTAGGGGCCAGACTCCGTCAGGACCGCGTGCTGTGTGACTGTGTTTGTGTGGAGATAAAAGACTGGGATTTTCACAGCCAGTCTCATCAGATGACATTAAACAATCCTACGGATTCTACGTCCATCATTTATGAGACCGCCTGTAAACTGATAAAGGATTTCTGGGACAAGACTCCTCTGCGCCTGATCGGTGTCCGTACCACTAAAATTACGGACGAAGGATACTGCCAGCTGAATTTATTTGAATCGGAGCAGTCCAGAAAGAGAAAAGAGATGGAAAAGGCAGTTGACACCATACGTAATAAATTTGGAACGGACAGTGTAAAAAGAGCCAGCTTTTTAAAAGAAGACAGCATCGTTGACCATGTATCCGGAAAAGAGAAGCATTACCACTGACCGCCAATTTCCTTAAAGCCTTCCCCGTACACTTCATTGGAATCCGTTATGATTAGAAACGCACCTGAATCCACTTCATGAATGGCTCTACGTATGGGAACCACCTGGCTGTTGTTACAGGCGCACATCACGATTTTCTTGTCATCTAATGAGAATGAGCCTTGTCCATGAAGAAAGGTACAGCCTCTTCCGGTGGCTTCTTCGATGCGAAGGGCCACCTCACGTTCATGATCCGTCACGACAAAGACCAGTTTTCCTGCACCCAGTCCATACATGATTTTATCAATGGCCATGGTGGTCACGATAGAGGAAAGGAGGCCAAGAATGACCGCATCAACATTACGGAACACAAGACCGCCTAAAAGTATGACAATGGCATCAATGACAAGTGAGATCTGACCGATGGTAAAATGAGGAAATATCTTACGTATGGCCATGACCAGGAAATCGGTTCCTCCAGTGGAGCAGTTCCTCAAATAGACGATCGTAAGGCCTAAACCAGTAAAGATACCGGTACAGGCTGAGGCATAAAGTGGATTTCCATTATACACTGGTAGATAAGGAACGATGTAGTCCAGCACCAGAGCAAAGATGACCATGCTTTTCATGGAACGGAGCAAAAAGCGTCTGCCAAGAAGCTTATAGCTTACAAGCACAATGGGAATGTTTAAGATAATGGTCATGATTCCCATAGGCAGACCGAATAAGTGGCGAAGTATCAATGCAATACCGGAAACACCTACCGGTGCGAACTCTGCATTTAAGGCAAAGTTATAGATACCAATATTAAATAAAAATGCTCCCGCTATGTCGCACAACAAGTCAATTCCTAATTCTTTTGGCGAGTATTCCTGCCGAAATACCTTCATAAGTAAGCCGCCTCCATTTCCTCTGGCTGATTATGGATTATAGAAAATAATCCTCAATTTCAAATTCTTTATTGCCTATCTTTACCTGCTTGATCAATACGGTAACTTCATCCTCTTCCTCTGAGCAGATTCCTACCGCTTCAATAGCCGTCTTACCATAGGATTCCTTTAAAGTGATTTGTTTATCCATAATTCCTTTGTCTGCCAAAGCCTCCGATAAATCCAGCAACACTTCCTCCACGTCTTCTTCGATGTGGTTCTTTTCGAATTCTGCTTCCAGCAAATCGTAAATATCCTGATTGAACATAAAAATGTCCTCCTTTGTTTTCTACACCCTAATTATAACCTTTCGTTTTTTCTTGTCAATCCCATTGCACCATGGTAAAATCCCTTTATGAAAATGACGATGACTTATCCTATGAGTAATACCCAAACTGATAAAACGGTGGAGCGGTTTCTTCTGGAACAGGGCTACTCTCAGAAGCTCATCCGCCACCTGCGGAATACAGAAAACGGATTGACCATTGACAAAACCCTTGTCTATACCACCCATAAACTAAAAGAAGGAGAAATACTTTCCGTCTTTATCTCAGAAGAAGATAGTTCTGAAAACATTGTTCCCACAAAAATGCCTCTTCATATCGTATTTGAGGATGAACACCTTTTGGTTGTGAATAAAGATGCCGGCGTCCCAATTCACCCTTCACAGGGAAATTTTGATAATACTCTAGCCAACGGCATTGCCTGTTACTTTAAAGAAAAGGGGGAGAACTTTATATACCGGGCCATAAACCGGCTGGACCGGGATACCACAGGACTTTTGATCCTGGCAAAAAATCCGTTAAGCGCATGCATTCTGTCTGATATGGTTAAAAAACGTGAGATCAGCCGCAGATACCTTGCAGTTGTCTGCGGGAAACTCCCGGAACAGGGAATCATAGATGCCCCTATAAGCCGGGTTGATGGTTCCACCATTGAACGCTGTACCGGTCAGGGAGGAGAGGAAGCCCGTACCCACTATCGGCGGCTCTATTACGACTCTGCATCGGATCACTCCCTGGCAGGGCTTAAGCTTGAGACTGGACGGACTCATCAGATCCGGGTTCACTTAAAGTCCATTGGATTTCCTCTTCCAGGTGATTTTTTATATCACCCCGATTACCGGTATATCAAACGCCAGGCACTCCACTCCTTTCGTCTAAGCTTTCTTCATCCAATCAAAAAGGTGCCCCTGTTCTTTGAGGCACCCATTCCGGAAGATATGAAGTTTTTAGGTTTTACATCCACCGAAGGCCTTTGGGATAATGATTTTTAAGAATTCCACCCGCCAGCTTAGCAAATCCAATGGAATATCCATCTACATTCATAAGAACCCAGCCCTTTTTCTCAAGCTGGGCTCCTGACAGCCCATCTTCTGAGAGAGTTTCTCCTTTTAGATACCGTATGATTTCACCGCCAGCCGCCGGCAGATCTACCCATTGCCTGATCTCTTCCTTTTTTAAAGCGAGAGCCAATGCATGGGAAGGCTCCAGGCGGTTCTTTTTTATCGTTCCGATATGAAGACCTGGCCGCAGGACTTTCATGCCTTTAAACTGAATCATCTCCGGAGAAATGAGATATAACTGGTCTCCAAAGAGAATGTATTCCTTGCGAATGAGATAGGAAGCCGGATCAACAAGAATATCCTGAAAGAACTTCTCCGCTTCCTTTATGATCAACGCATCTTTACAGTACTCCGGTTCTGTTCTCTTGATCTTACCACTATCCCGGTCTGCTTTTTTTAATACAGCCAGATAATGGCCTTCTCCTTCTGTCTTATGAGGCCAGATGCGAAAAGTCTTCTTTAAATCCTTCCGGCCAGTCTTACTCCACTCCGGGCGGCCCTCAGAAAGCCCCTGACGTTCTCCCATATCCTCAATGGAAAAATCATCATTGGATAATAGAAATTCTTCGATGACCTGCTCATTCTCTTCTGGAGAGAAGGTACAGGTGGAATAAACCAGTACACCGCCAGGCTTCAGCATTGCTGCGGCATTTAAAAGAATCTCCCCCTGACGTTTTGCACAGAGATTCACATGATCTGGAGACCACTGAAGTCTTGCTGCTTCATCCTTTCGGAACATTCCTTCTCCAGAACAAGGGGCATCTACCACAATCCGGTCAAAAAATTCAGGAAAGTATTGAGACAGGCTATGAGAATCTTCGTTGGTTACCACACCATTTTTAACGCCAAGGCGCTCCACATTCTGGGAAAGAATCTTAGCTCTGGCAGGATGAATCTCATTGCTGACCAGAAATCCTTCTCCTTTCAGTCTGCCGGCGATATGGGTTGTCTTTCCCCCAGGCGCTGCACATAAATCAAGTATGGTCTCTCCTGGTCTTGGATCTAAAAGCTCCACCACGGCCATGGCACTGGGCTCCTGAATATAATAAAGGCCTGCCTCATGATATGGATGCTTTCCCGGTCGTTCCTGGCCGCTGTAGTAATATCCTTCTTTGACCCAGGGAATCTTTTTTAAGTGAAAGGGGGACAGGCGTTCAAACTCCTCCTGGGTGATCTTTATGGGATTCCTTCTTAGTCCCTGAACCCGTTCCATCTCATAGCTATCAATAAAAGAATCGTATTCTTCTTTCAGTAGTCGTTTCATTTTTTCCCTGAATGCCTCGGGTAATTGAATCATCGTTTTTCCTCTAACTTGTATATTTTATAAAATATTTTGTATTTGCTGTTATTTTCATCAGTTTTTGACACAATATTAGGAGATAAACTTTAGGAGGTTTCGCATGCTCTTAATATCTTTAACCGCTTACGTCATTATCCCCTTATATACCCTGCTTTTTGCATGGGGAACCGATTGGTTCACCATGAATTTTTCCGTTCTCGGAAATATATCTGGCCGGAAAAATCTGTTCCTTCTTTGGGGCATTATTGTAGGGACTTATTTTTACTGCGTATTAAAAAGAATCATCTTAAACCTTCCACGGAACGAAAAGGAAAAAGCTTTTAGCATGGCAGCCCTGTTATTTCTGGCTCTTGGAGTTTTGACCCCTTATCTGCCGGAATCACAGCCGCTTCAGTCCGTGCTTCACGTGGTCTTATCCTTTATGGCTTCCTTTTCTCTGCTTATCTGTCTTTATATGGTTATCTGGAAGCTTTACTGTATGAATCAGGAGGACTACCGCCCTTATCTGATCTGCATGATAGGAATTACCATGATGTCCGCTGTTCTACTCGTAATCTCAGGCATTGTAAGCACAGCACTTGAAATCTTTTTCATTCTCTCCTGCTCTGCCCTGCTTCAAAGACTCTACAGCAAAATAAAATCTCCCAGAATATATATCAGGTGGCCAGAAGGCCTATAATCCAAAACCGGGACCTGCCCAAAAAGGACATGCCCCGGCTTTCATACGATTATTCCTCGTCTTCGCCTACCAGCTCATCATATTCTGCTTCGTCCAGTAATTGGTCAAAGGCATCTGCAACGATCTCATATTCATCATCATCTTCAATATTCTGAAGATCTGGCTGTCCGTCTTCACTTTCAGAATAACGATATAGATATACTTCTCCTTCTTCTGCCTCAGGGCCATCCATTGGTAGAAGTGCGATGTAGTCTCTTTCCCCTGCTGTAAAAATGGTAAGTACTACGCACTCCAGCTCTGATCCGTCATCCAAGGTAAGTGTTACAGTCATCTCCTCCTGGGATTCCATCTCGTCGTGCTCTAAATTAGCATCCTGTGCCATCTTGATACCTCTCTTTTTCAATTAATCTAGTTGTGGAGACATACGTGTATGTCTGCCTCCACTCTAACAGACAATTTAGGAAAAATCAAGGTATTTTGATTTTAATATTCAATTCCTTTTCTCGCATTTAAGCCCTGATCATAAGGATGTTTGATTTTATGAATTTCCGATACATAATCAGCCAGATCCGTAAGCTCTTTTGATGGATTTCTTCCCGTAAGGACAACCTCCAGTCCTTTCGGACGATCCACCAGAAACTTTCGGACCACTTCCTCATCTACCAATCCATAGTTACATACTGCCATGATCTCATCCATGACCAAAAGATCATATTCTTCATTAACAGCCTTTTCTAAGGTAGAAGCAAGGAGCTGGGAATAATAGACTGCTGCTTCCTTTTTTTGTTCCTCTGTCATTCTGGTAAAAAAGCCAAAGCTTCGTTCACAGGGTGTAACCGTAATTCCAGGTATGGCATCTAAAACCTTCACTTCACCCGAATGATCCGTCTTTAAAAAGCGGGTGACAAGTACTTTCTTCCCACACCCTGAGGCCCGCACAGAAAGGCCTATGGCTGCCGTTGTCTTCCCTTTTCCATCACCGCAATAAATGTGTATACAGGACTTCATCATCCATTCTCCTCTCTTATTCCTGTTTTAAGTATTCTCTTACAAAGCGGGATACCTCCTGCTTTTTGCTGTATCGTTCCCGGACATAGTTGACGTGAAGCCGTTCTTTTGCTCTTGTCATAGCCACATAAAACATCCGCCGCTCCTCCTCTAGATCCGCAGGAAGTACAGCCTTTTGATGAGGAGTCACCCCTTCGTTGGCATCCAGGATGTATACGATCCGATATTCCAGCCCTTTAGAGCTGTGCATCGTCATTAGGGCAACCCCGTCGATGCTCTGTTCCCGTTTCATAGCCTGAGCTTTTAACTCCTCTCCATATTCTTTCATATGAAGAAACCAGCTCTCATAGGTAGAAAAATTAGCTGCACTTTCCTTTAGCTGATCCAGAACCTCAAAAAGCTCCTCCGGCTTCATTCTCCGGTACTGGGCATAGTCTCTGATATAATCATCATATCCGATCACCTTCCGGATA
It encodes the following:
- a CDS encoding tyrosine-protein phosphatase is translated as MKESEINSYGRIRLEKLPNTRDLGGIRTIDKRSILPRRLIRSGTLFEATTGDIQILSEECRVGTVIDFRTETERKQKPDPEIPGILNIFNPILDEKTVGITMEEEEAKEKKELFSGIINHAASLGGKPESYITKLYEDLVLSDSAAKQYGRFFDLLLEADDRAVLWHCSAGKDRVGIGTALLLSALSVDRETIVKDFVLTNAYVMDGAEAVATMVRKSTGDHVLADCVRVLLTVSEEYINQAFHAIDSCYGTIDSYLTKRLGLSEEKKNLLRQKFLTAGLAE
- a CDS encoding D-alanyl-D-alanine carboxypeptidase family protein, yielding MRHVIRAFLAAAFVLLLVLGTVVFQLKETRTVNGKVTVEEDKVQQSVQTKDELNLYAQSAVLMDASTGRVLYGKNEDIIRPMASTTKIMTCIIALEYGNLSDEVIASQNAASQPKVHLGVYKGEKFLLKDLLYSLMLESHNDAAMMIAEHVGGSMEGFAQMMNQKARDLGCSNTYFITPNGLDAKEEKDGQVKEHSTTAADLARIMNYCIGQSPKKEEFLEITGTQNYSFQDLDRKRNFSCINHNALLNSMNGAFSGKTGFTGGAGYSYVGALKDDGRVFTIALLGCGWPPHKTYKWSDARKLFQYGLDRYRYKDVFQETRFDDIYVKNGVPTSGRLEDPVMISCGISDSEEKSLKMLLADDEKITVEAEIPKELKAPVTKGQTVGSVVYRLNGEVLKSYPVCLKEGADRLTPLWYAKTIIKDYLSMPGVKSIFPFY
- a CDS encoding DNA polymerase Y family protein: MEQNRLIFHIDVNSAFLSWESVDRLEKDPKALDLRTIPSAVGGDEKARHGIVLAKSIPAKKYGITTGEPLVHALKKCPELKIVPPHFDTYIRKSRQLMDILSDYTPDIEKFSIDEAFLDMTSTIHLFGPPLTVANQIRERVAKELGFTVNIGIAPNKLLAKMASDFKKPDMCHTLFSHEIEKKMWPLPIGELFFVGHSARKKMKSIGIHTIGELAACKVSYLKHLLGEKYAILIHNYACGIDHEPVEEREPLNKGYGNSTTLSRDIDDLEAACQVLLSLCETVGARLRQDRVLCDCVCVEIKDWDFHSQSHQMTLNNPTDSTSIIYETACKLIKDFWDKTPLRLIGVRTTKITDEGYCQLNLFESEQSRKRKEMEKAVDTIRNKFGTDSVKRASFLKEDSIVDHVSGKEKHYH
- a CDS encoding YitT family protein; amino-acid sequence: MKVFRQEYSPKELGIDLLCDIAGAFLFNIGIYNFALNAEFAPVGVSGIALILRHLFGLPMGIMTIILNIPIVLVSYKLLGRRFLLRSMKSMVIFALVLDYIVPYLPVYNGNPLYASACTGIFTGLGLTIVYLRNCSTGGTDFLVMAIRKIFPHFTIGQISLVIDAIVILLGGLVFRNVDAVILGLLSSIVTTMAIDKIMYGLGAGKLVFVVTDHEREVALRIEEATGRGCTFLHGQGSFSLDDKKIVMCACNNSQVVPIRRAIHEVDSGAFLIITDSNEVYGEGFKEIGGQW
- a CDS encoding U-box domain-containing protein 56: MFNQDIYDLLEAEFEKNHIEEDVEEVLLDLSEALADKGIMDKQITLKESYGKTAIEAVGICSEEEDEVTVLIKQVKIGNKEFEIEDYFL
- a CDS encoding RluA family pseudouridine synthase; this translates as MKMTMTYPMSNTQTDKTVERFLLEQGYSQKLIRHLRNTENGLTIDKTLVYTTHKLKEGEILSVFISEEDSSENIVPTKMPLHIVFEDEHLLVVNKDAGVPIHPSQGNFDNTLANGIACYFKEKGENFIYRAINRLDRDTTGLLILAKNPLSACILSDMVKKREISRRYLAVVCGKLPEQGIIDAPISRVDGSTIERCTGQGGEEARTHYRRLYYDSASDHSLAGLKLETGRTHQIRVHLKSIGFPLPGDFLYHPDYRYIKRQALHSFRLSFLHPIKKVPLFFEAPIPEDMKFLGFTSTEGLWDNDF
- a CDS encoding RsmB/NOP family class I SAM-dependent RNA methyltransferase, yielding MIQLPEAFREKMKRLLKEEYDSFIDSYEMERVQGLRRNPIKITQEEFERLSPFHLKKIPWVKEGYYYSGQERPGKHPYHEAGLYYIQEPSAMAVVELLDPRPGETILDLCAAPGGKTTHIAGRLKGEGFLVSNEIHPARAKILSQNVERLGVKNGVVTNEDSHSLSQYFPEFFDRIVVDAPCSGEGMFRKDEAARLQWSPDHVNLCAKRQGEILLNAAAMLKPGGVLVYSTCTFSPEENEQVIEEFLLSNDDFSIEDMGERQGLSEGRPEWSKTGRKDLKKTFRIWPHKTEGEGHYLAVLKKADRDSGKIKRTEPEYCKDALIIKEAEKFFQDILVDPASYLIRKEYILFGDQLYLISPEMIQFKGMKVLRPGLHIGTIKKNRLEPSHALALALKKEEIRQWVDLPAAGGEIIRYLKGETLSEDGLSGAQLEKKGWVLMNVDGYSIGFAKLAGGILKNHYPKGLRWM
- a CDS encoding DUF1292 domain-containing protein, encoding MAQDANLEHDEMESQEEMTVTLTLDDGSELECVVLTIFTAGERDYIALLPMDGPEAEEGEVYLYRYSESEDGQPDLQNIEDDDEYEIVADAFDQLLDEAEYDELVGEDEE
- a CDS encoding cob(I)yrinic acid a,c-diamide adenosyltransferase, producing MMKSCIHIYCGDGKGKTTAAIGLSVRASGCGKKVLVTRFLKTDHSGEVKVLDAIPGITVTPCERSFGFFTRMTEEQKKEAAVYYSQLLASTLEKAVNEEYDLLVMDEIMAVCNYGLVDEEVVRKFLVDRPKGLEVVLTGRNPSKELTDLADYVSEIHKIKHPYDQGLNARKGIEY